In one window of Mytilus galloprovincialis chromosome 6, xbMytGall1.hap1.1, whole genome shotgun sequence DNA:
- the LOC143080134 gene encoding uncharacterized protein LOC143080134, whose amino-acid sequence MAGHAMPAICGPCLEGGNKNPSVKWCTICEEQLCPGCVQHHQSLKLTRNHYLTEIRNDASSSYATENKGTTLNTPETCINHPSVEIQFYCKKHDIMLCDACLGSHHSCNTCSDIVPIDLASNGTKNSQNFHSIQTEITNILQSFSAILANKQTVEQIFSNEVSSAKKKIVEIRLELVRYLEEMIDNTLLKDVESQEKDVLDQLMKDKTVAEDGRKEATWFLDEMSSILNTGSDKQAFMLLQRMKAFKNVRDQQLKEMSYNMQAYSLKVELTDPVALCSKMELLFGRVNMKSTPYNVNMVQGMKISAICATPGEAIKTEKYVHSVSITDAGHLLVVELNLFSSSKVFLFNDAGGHISDIKIPGTPTDSTAVPGGSKAIVLVDNKKLLFLEKDGTGTLHCKNIMKMAKGCNLITASWNKLYIAYKSEIIVMDINGHDVQYLKTLKMHDLQIQAFSVGRDDEVYYAIADRLYCMKDYGEEVCLYQTQDLKEVSGIVLDTEGNVYICGKKSNNIHVLKQKDSSAQVLLREGDGLQRPSGICFDKFRNKLFVYYESSYDPIQVYNVTM is encoded by the coding sequence ATGGCGGGACATGCCATGCCAGCAATATGTGGACCTTGCTTAGAAGGAGGTAATAAGAATCCATCTGTGAAATGGTGTACTATTTGTGAAGAACAGTTGTGTCCAGGGTGTGTCCAACATCATCAATCTTTAAAACTCACAAGAAATCATTATTTAACAGAAATAAGAAATGATGCTTCTTCTTCATATGCTACAGAAAACAAGGGAACAACCCTCAACACACCTGAAACATGCATAAATCACCCATCAGTTGAAATACAGTTTTATTGCAAGAAACATGATATTATGTTATGTGATGCTTGTCTGGGTTCACACCATTCATGTAATACATGTAGTGATATAGTTCCTATCGACCTTGCTTCCAATGGGacaaaaaattcacaaaatttcCACAGTATTcaaacagaaattacaaatattttacaaaGTTTCAGTGCTATTCTTGCAAATAAGCAGACAGTTGAACAGATATTTTCTAACGAGGTTTCTTCAGCAAAAAAGAAAATTGTTGAAATAAGACTAGAACTAGTTAGATACCTTGAGGAAATGATTGATAATACATTATTGAAAGATGTTGAAAGTCAAGAAAAAGACGTTCTTGATCAATTAATGAAAGACAAAACAGTTGCAGAAGATGGACGAAAAGAGGCCACTTGGTTCTTAGACGAAATGTCTTCCATACTGAATACAGGATCAGACAAACAAGCATTCATGTTACTACAAAGAATGAAAGCTTTCAAGAACGTAAGGGACCAGCAACTGAAAGAAATGTCTTACAACATGCAGGCATATTCTTTGAAAGTGGAACTCACTGATCCTGTTGCATTGTGTTCTAAAATGGAATTACTATTTGGAAGAGTAAACATGAAGTCAACACCATACAATGTGAACATGGTACAAGGGATGAAAATATCAGCAATTTGTGCAACACCTGGCGAGGCAATAAAGACTGAAAAATATGTACACAGTGTATCAATAACGGACGCTGGTCATCTTCTTGTTGTTGAGTTGAACCTTTTTTCATCCTCAAAGGTGTTTTTATTTAATGATGCTGGAGGTCATATAAGTGATATTAAAATTCCAGGCACACCAACAGATAGCACTGCAGTTCCTGGTGGAAGTAAAGCTATTGTTTTAGTTGACAATAAAAAACTTCTATTCCTGGAAAAAGATGGTACCGGTACACTTCATTGCAAAAACATCATGAAGATGGCAAAAGGTTGTAATCTTATAACTGCCTCATGGAATAAATTATATATCGCTTATAAAAGTGAAATTATTGTAATGGATATCAATGGTCATGATGTTCAATATTTGAAGACCCTTAAAATGCACGACTTACAGATTCAAGCTTTTAGTGTTGGTAGGGATGATGAAGTGTATTATGCAATTGCAGATCGTTTATATTGTATGAAGGATTATGGTGAGGAGGTTTGTCTATACCAAACACAAGATTTGAAAGAGGTTTCTGGAATTGTTCTTGACACAGAAGGAAATGTTTACATTTGTGGTAAGAAATCAAACAATATTCATGTCTTGAAACAAAAGGATAGTTCTGCACAGGTTTTGTTGAGGGAAGGAGATGGTCTACAAAGACCCAGTGGTATTTGCTTTGACAAGTTCAGAAACAAGTTATTTGTATATTATGAATCTTCTTATGATCCTATTCAAGTTTACAATGTTACAATGTAG
- the LOC143080135 gene encoding protein deacetylase HDAC6-like, whose translation MADSGKSNNQQGASCSEERPNTKMEVIQYLEGQGVTEMYAVNPLTWCPHLETVAPLPAGTTVLDTKAPCEKCGNTSENWICLVCHRVFCSRFVNEHMVMHGVEEGHLMCLSYSDLSVWCYGCDNYLDHQLLKPAKNAAHLHKFGEGLQ comes from the exons ATGGCAGACTCAGGCAAAAGCAACAATCAACAAGGAGCCAGTTGTTCAGAGGAACGACCAAATACCAAAATGGAAGTAATCCAGTACTTGGAAGGACAG GGGGTGACTGAGATGTATGCTGTGAACCCGCTGACATGGTGTCCTCATTTAGAGACAGTGGCGCCACTTCCGGCTGGTACAACAGTCCTTGATACAAAAGCACCATGTGAAAAGTGTGGTAACACATCAGAAAACTGGATCTGTTTAGTGTGCCACAGG GTATTCTGTAGCAGATTTGTGAATGAACATATGGTAATGCATGGTGTGGAAGAAGGACATTTGATGTGTCTGAGTTACTCAGATCTGTCGGTCTGGTGTTATGGCTGTGATAATTACCTAGATCACCAG cTTCTCAAGCCAGCGAAAAATGCTGCACATCTTCACAAGTTTGGAGAAGGATTGCAGTGA